The proteins below are encoded in one region of Desulfuromonas acetexigens:
- a CDS encoding IS66 family transposase: protein MIEQQSAQIALLQEQLSWLKKQLFGAKSERIVADLGQQSLPFAEAEIVAAPAAEATEEIRYQRHKSAKNRGNDTISYPDDLPVERRLLDLPEDEKICAETGEPLVRIGEEITRKLARKAEQFFVIEYVRPKYASRKDPDQGILTATLPDSVIARCPADESLLASILTDKYADHLPLYRQAQMLRRSDV, encoded by the coding sequence TTGATCGAGCAGCAAAGCGCGCAGATTGCCCTGCTGCAAGAGCAGTTATCCTGGTTGAAGAAGCAGCTGTTCGGCGCCAAAAGTGAGCGGATCGTGGCCGACCTCGGGCAGCAGAGTCTGCCCTTCGCCGAAGCCGAGATAGTGGCGGCTCCCGCTGCCGAGGCGACGGAGGAGATCCGCTACCAGCGGCACAAATCCGCTAAGAACCGGGGCAACGACACGATCTCCTATCCTGACGATCTGCCCGTCGAGCGCCGGCTTCTCGATCTGCCCGAAGACGAGAAGATCTGTGCGGAGACGGGCGAACCGCTGGTTCGCATCGGCGAGGAGATTACCCGCAAGTTGGCCCGCAAGGCGGAGCAGTTCTTTGTCATCGAATATGTCCGCCCCAAGTACGCCTCCCGCAAAGACCCCGATCAGGGGATCCTGACGGCGACGCTGCCCGACAGCGTCATCGCTCGTTGTCCGGCGGATGAAAGTCTGCTGGCCTCGATTTTAACGGACAAGTACGCCGATCACTTGCCGCTCTACCGGCAGGCGCAGATGTTGCGACGCAGCGATGT